A stretch of Imperialibacter roseus DNA encodes these proteins:
- a CDS encoding penicillin acylase family protein has protein sequence MKTIKRLLKGILVLIILLVISLYFYLQHIKPKYKGDLTLSPLENKAEVWFDSYGIPHIYAENKGDLYLAMGYLHAQERLFQMELVRRIAPGKLSEILGKDLLPTDKFFRTLGIHLSSQEAAQKLRTQTTNPTLKEAEAYLRGINEFLEKGPTPLEYELLGIEKTPFTLEDIYNAVGYMSFSFAAAHKTDPLVSFINAELGASYLKDLGLKADTTRQMIPSYFGDPIGLNEKSSAMLLEMLNQLPVSPFIGSNGWVLGPSKTKSGKVLFANDPHIGFSQPSVWYEAYLETPDFQLYGYHLAGYPFAILGHNRQVAVGLTMLENDDVDFFRETENEADSNQYLYKGEWKSFDYRDEIIKVKDEEDIVFQVKTSLHGPVVNGVLGEIVGPDPVAMWWTYNKLPNQVLDATRKLNNAQSPEDVTDALKLIHAPGLNVMYGDAKGNVAWWATARLIKRPEHVNSFTILNGSTGEDDPLGYFDFSSNPHSVNPPAGYVFSANNQPDSVNGYYYPGYYLPEDRARRIKQMIDSKNDWDSEDVKKMLMDETSPAVTQNIGVLLTAMENASLAGNDQKALELLRAWDGKFGGQTAAPIIYTRWLYTILEKAMKDELGQDKFDLFMSTTDLRKRTFPLLIANDSSSWWYNADKKTVEPRQDVIYGALISAVASLEDDLGKNIDKWKWENIHTLTHNHALGVVPLLGKVLNVGDFHVSSGEEVINNWGYPVTSENKYRVSFGPSTRRVVDFSDIENSESILPTGQSGVFHSRHYDDQAQMYVEGKFRKMTINKKELTTSGKLLMLLPDK, from the coding sequence ATGAAAACCATCAAGAGGCTACTGAAGGGCATCCTGGTCTTGATTATTTTACTAGTCATCTCCTTATATTTTTATCTGCAGCACATTAAGCCAAAATACAAGGGCGACTTGACCCTAAGCCCGCTTGAAAACAAAGCGGAGGTGTGGTTTGACAGCTATGGCATTCCGCACATCTATGCGGAAAACAAAGGTGATCTCTACTTGGCCATGGGCTACCTTCATGCCCAGGAGAGGCTGTTTCAAATGGAGCTGGTGAGGAGGATTGCGCCAGGGAAGTTGTCGGAAATACTTGGGAAAGATCTTTTGCCGACCGATAAGTTTTTTCGCACGTTGGGGATACATCTTTCCTCGCAGGAGGCGGCGCAGAAGCTGCGAACCCAAACCACTAACCCCACGCTGAAAGAAGCAGAGGCTTATCTCAGAGGGATCAATGAATTTTTGGAAAAGGGCCCAACACCCTTGGAGTATGAGCTGCTTGGTATTGAAAAAACGCCTTTTACCCTGGAGGATATTTATAACGCTGTAGGCTATATGTCGTTTAGTTTTGCAGCGGCGCATAAAACCGACCCACTGGTGAGCTTTATTAATGCCGAACTCGGTGCCAGCTACCTGAAAGACCTGGGGCTAAAAGCAGACACCACCAGACAAATGATCCCGAGCTATTTTGGAGATCCCATTGGCTTGAATGAAAAGTCTTCCGCTATGCTGCTGGAAATGCTTAACCAATTGCCAGTGTCTCCTTTCATAGGCAGCAACGGTTGGGTATTGGGGCCGTCAAAGACAAAGTCTGGCAAGGTGCTTTTTGCCAATGACCCTCATATTGGGTTCTCTCAGCCTTCTGTGTGGTACGAGGCGTATCTGGAAACGCCCGATTTTCAGCTTTACGGTTACCACCTGGCTGGCTACCCCTTCGCAATTTTGGGACACAATCGTCAGGTGGCCGTCGGCCTGACCATGCTCGAAAATGATGATGTTGACTTTTTCAGAGAAACGGAAAACGAAGCCGATAGCAATCAGTACCTGTACAAAGGAGAATGGAAAAGCTTTGACTATCGGGACGAAATAATCAAAGTTAAAGACGAGGAAGACATAGTTTTTCAAGTGAAAACCTCCCTCCACGGCCCCGTTGTCAATGGAGTGTTGGGCGAGATAGTTGGGCCTGATCCGGTAGCCATGTGGTGGACATATAACAAACTCCCCAATCAGGTGCTGGACGCCACACGCAAGCTAAACAATGCGCAGTCACCTGAAGATGTTACCGACGCTCTCAAGCTTATACATGCCCCAGGCCTCAATGTGATGTACGGAGATGCCAAAGGAAATGTGGCCTGGTGGGCAACTGCACGTTTGATAAAACGGCCAGAGCACGTCAACTCCTTCACTATTCTTAACGGATCCACAGGGGAAGATGACCCGCTTGGCTATTTCGACTTTTCCTCGAACCCCCATTCTGTCAACCCTCCGGCAGGCTATGTATTTTCTGCTAACAACCAGCCTGACAGCGTAAATGGCTACTATTACCCGGGCTACTATTTGCCGGAGGACAGGGCCAGAAGGATAAAGCAAATGATTGACAGCAAAAACGATTGGGATAGCGAGGATGTAAAAAAAATGCTGATGGATGAGACTTCGCCAGCTGTGACTCAAAATATTGGCGTGCTGCTAACGGCAATGGAGAACGCATCCTTAGCAGGAAATGATCAAAAAGCACTCGAGCTGCTGCGAGCCTGGGATGGCAAGTTTGGTGGGCAAACTGCTGCGCCGATTATCTACACCAGGTGGCTGTACACCATTTTGGAAAAAGCAATGAAGGATGAGCTTGGCCAGGACAAGTTTGACCTCTTCATGTCAACTACTGACCTCAGGAAGCGAACCTTTCCACTTCTCATAGCCAATGATAGTTCCTCCTGGTGGTACAATGCCGACAAGAAAACTGTTGAACCCCGGCAGGATGTGATTTACGGAGCGCTCATAAGTGCAGTGGCCTCGCTGGAAGACGACCTGGGGAAGAACATCGACAAATGGAAATGGGAGAATATCCATACGCTAACACATAACCATGCCCTGGGTGTGGTGCCACTGCTTGGAAAGGTTTTAAACGTAGGCGATTTCCATGTTTCTTCAGGCGAGGAGGTGATCAACAACTGGGGCTATCCTGTCACAAGCGAAAACAAGTACAGGGTGTCGTTTGGGCCAAGCACACGGCGAGTTGTCGATTTTTCAGACATAGAAAACTCGGAGAGCATTTTGCCCACTGGCCAGAGCGGCGTTTTTCACAGCAGACATTACGATGACCAGGCCCAAATGTATGTAGAGGGGAAGTTCAGGAAGATGACCATCAACAAAAAAGAGCTCACCACTAGTGGCAAGCTCCTTATGCTACTTCCCGACAAATAA